Proteins from a single region of Gasterosteus aculeatus chromosome 20, fGasAcu3.hap1.1, whole genome shotgun sequence:
- the chd4b gene encoding chromodomain-helicase-DNA-binding protein 4 isoform X3, with protein MSGSEDEREDFGAADEPSLLHGGDELEDAVSDVEEAPKSKKKKKAKKSSRESRSSKRQRPVREELPVSSPEHMLGVEAADRDADEGGARSASEGSDYAPGKKKKKRSSNAKDKKKGGAAAEKGASSSSKSKRKDPEPEDDDNDDDDCQPKSSTQLLEAWGMKDIDHVFTQEDYSSLTNYKAFSQFVRPLIAAKNPKIAVSKMMTLMMAKWREFSTNNPLKGSATANAALAAANVAAAVENMVVAGTDAGLEAAASPAPAPAPAPAPAPAPTPAAPPAAPAPPLRKAKTKEGKGPNARKKSKPAAKPPLKPKPKKVAPLKIKLGGLNSKRKRSSSDEDEPEVDSDFDDGSFSVSDGSNRSNRPKKKPKSAKKKKKVETEDGDGYETDHQDYCEVCQQGGEIILCDTCPRAYHMVCLDPDMEKAPEGKWSCPHCEKEGIQWEARDELSEAEGEEEDDRRDEGVEEEDDHHIEFCRVCKDGGELLCCDTCPSSYHIHCLNPPLPEIPNGEWICPRCKCPQMKGKVQKVITWRWGEPPAPTPVPRPADLPADASDPPPLAGRREREFFVKWCNMSYWHCSWVLELQLELNCQVMFRNYQRKTDMDEPAPVDFGGEGYENKRTKRKNKDPLFVHMDQEFYRYGVKMEWLMIHRILNHTVDKKNNIHYLIKWRDLAYDQSTWESEDMDIPEFDTYKQTYWNHRELMMGDEGRPVKKLKKTVKVKKAERPPANPVIDPTIKFDRQPDYLDSTGGTLHPYQLEGLNWLRFSWAQATDTILADEMGLGKTVQTAVFLYSLYKEGHSKGPFLVSAPLSTIINWEREFEMWAPDMYVVTYVGDKDSRAVIRENEFSFEGNAIRGGKKASKMKKDSTVKFHVLLTSYELITIDQAVLGSIEWACLVVDEAHRLKNNQSKFFRILNNYPLQHKLLLTGTPLQNNLEELFHLLNFLTPVRFNNLEGFLEEFADIAKEDQIKKLHDMLGPHMLRRLKADVFKHMPSKTELIVRVELSPMQKKYYKFILTRNFDALNTRGGGNQVSLLNVVMDLKKCCNHPYLFPAAATEAPKLPNGMYEGNALTKSSGKLTLLQKMMKKLKEGGHRVLVFSQMTKMLDLLEDFLENEGYKYERIDGGVTGSLRQEAIDRFNAPGAPQFAFLLSTRAGGLGINLASADTVVIYDSDWNPHNDIQAFSRAHRIGQNRKVMIYRFVTKASVEERITQVAKKKMMLTHLVVRPGLGSKTGSMSKQELDDILKFGTEELFKDELGEGENKEDDSSVIHYDDHAIDRLLDRNQDATDDTEIQSMNEYLSSFKVAQYVVKDEEDEEEEVEREVIKQEESVDPDYWEKLLRHHYEQQQEDLARNLGKGKRTRKPVNYNDGSQEDRGIRQDWQEDQSDNQSDYSVASEEGDEDFDERAEANARRPSRKGLRNDRDKPLPPLLARVGGNIEVLGFNARQRKAFLNAVMRYGMPPQDAFTNQWLVRDLRGKSEKEFKAYVSLFMRHLCEPGADGAETFADGVPREGLSRQHVLTRIGVMSLIRKKVQEFEHVNGQWSMPWMAELEENKRAAALAAGEDPKTPSTGTPADTQPNTPVPDLSKSDDKEDVKKEGEDGKGAKKTDDPEIIEIPDESEKSPVVENKEEVMDSTVGKEEKEAGNGDDDGKDKEATDKSKEKEDKDKTLETEKDTPAEVKGEVSESKIDSEESKAEEGKDEKMDTSSSPEEKKEQKEEKEAVKADESSKLQNGENAKEAATTAPVVNVSEEKKKATKQRFMFNIADGGFTELHSLWQNEERAATVTKKTFEIWHRRHDYWLLAGIIQHGYARWQDVQNDVRFAILNEPFKGEMSRGNFLEIKNKFLARRFKLLEQALVIEEQLRRAAYLNMTEDPAHPSMALNTRFSEVECLAESHQHLSKESMSGNKPANAVLHKVLKQLEELLSDMKADVTRLPATIARIPPVAVRLQMSERNILSRLASRGPDINAQNQVSQQMQVPR; from the exons CGACGATTGCCAG CCTAAAAGCTCCAcccagctgctggaggcctgGGGCATGAAAGACATCGACCACGTCTTTACTCAGGAAGACTACAGCTCCCTCACAAACTACAAGGCCTTCAGCCAGTTTGTCAG ACCTTTAATCGCTGCTAAGAACCCCAAAATTGCTGTGTCCAAGATGATGACACTAATGATGGCTAAGTGGAGAGAATTCAGCACCAACAACCCTCTTAAG GGTTCTGCCACTGCCAACGCGGCCCTGGCAGCTGCCAATGTGGCTGCGGCTGTAGAGAACATGGTGGTGGCTGGAACAGATGCAGGGCTGGAGGCCGCTGCctcacctgcacctgcacctgcacctgctcctgctcctgctcccgCGCCGACGCCCGCTGCGCCGCCAGCAGCCCCGGCACCGCCACTCCGCAAGGCCAAAACCAAAGAGGGGAAAG GTCCCAATGCTCGCAAGAAGTCAAAGCCCGCGGCTAAGCCTCCGCTTAAGCCCAAACCCAAGAAGGTGGCTCCACTCAAGATCAAACTAGGCGGCCTCAACAGCAAGAGGAAGCGCTCGTCG AGTGATGAAGATGAACCCGAGGTCGACAGTGACTTTGATGACGGGAGTTTCTCTGTGTCAGATGGCTCCAACCGCAGCAACCGTCCCAAGAAGAAACCCAAGAgtgcaaagaaaaagaagaaag TGGAAACGGAGGATGGCGACGGCTACGAGACGGACCACCAGGACTACTGTGAGGTGTgccagcagggaggagagatCATTCTGTGTGACACTTGTCCCCGAGCTTATCACATGGTCTGTCTGGACCCTGACATGGAAAAGGCCCCCGAGGGCAAGTGGAGCTGCCCCCACTGT gagaaggaggggatCCAGTGGGAGGCCAGAGATGAGCTGTCTGAGGCcgaaggggaggaagaagacgacCGGAGGGAtgaaggggtggaggaggaagacgaccaCCACATTGAGTTCTGCCGGGTGTGCAAGGACGGaggggagctgctctgctgtgaCACGTGCCCCTCCTCCTACCACATCCACTGCCTCAACCCTCCTCTCCCTGAAATTCCCAATGGAGAATGGATCTGCCCCCGCTGCAAG TGTCCACAGATGAAGGGCAAAGTCCAGAAGGTAATAACGTGGCGGTGGGGGGAGCCACCAGCCCCCACGCCTGTCCCTCGGCCCGCTGATCTCCCTGCCGATGCTTCCGATCCCCCGCCGCTGGCGGGCCGCAGGGAGAGGGAGTTCTTTGTCAAATGGTGCAACATGTCTTACTGGCACTGCTCCTGGGTGCTGGAGCTACAG TTGGAGCTTAACTGCCAGGTGATGTTCCGCAACTACCAGAGGAAGACCGACATGGACGAGCCGGCGCCTGTGGATTTTGGAGGTGAGggttatgaaaacaaaagaaccaAGAGGAAGAACAAGGACCCGCTCTTTGTCCACATGGATCAGGAGTTCTACCGCTACGGCGTCAAGATGGAGTGGCTGATGATCCACCGCATCCTCAACCACAC TGTTGATAAAAAGAACAACATACATTACTTGATCAAGTGGAGAGATCTGGCCTATGACCAGTCCACCTGGGAGAGCGAGGACATGGACATCCCAGAGTTTGACACCTACAAACAGACATACTGGAATCACAG GGAGTTGATGATGGGAGATGAGGGTCGGCCTGttaagaagctgaagaagacaGTCAAAGTCAAGAAGGCAGAGCGTCCACCTGCAAATCCAGTTATTGAT cCCACCATCAAGTTTGATCGGCAGCCTGACTACCTGGACAGCACCGGGGGCACTCTGCATCCCTACCAGCTGGAGGGGCTGAACTGGCTGAGGTTTTCTTGGGCTCAGGCCACAGACACAATCCTGGCTGATGAGATGGGTTTAGGGAAGACTGTGCAGACCGCTGTCTTCCTCTACTCGTTGTACAAGGAG GGTCACTCCAAAGGTCCCTTCCTGGTTAGTGCTCCTCTGTCCACCATCATTAACTGGGAGAGAGAGTTTGAGATGTGGGCCCCCGACATGTACGTGGTGACCTACGTAGGGGACAAAGACAGCAGGGCTGTCATCAGGGAGAACGAGTTCTCCTTCGAGGGAAACGCCATCCGAGGCGGGAAAAAAGCATCCAAGATGAAG AAAGATTCAACAGTTAAGTTCCACGTCCTGCTGACATCCTATGAGTTGATCACCATCGACCAGGCTGTGCTGGGCTCCATTGAATGGGCCTGTCTGGTGGTGGACGAGGCTCACAGGCTCAAAAATAATCAGTCTAAG TTCTTCCGGATTTTGAACAACTATCCGCTGCAACACAAGCTGCTGCTTACTGGCACTCCTCTTCAAAACAACCTGGAGGAGCTCTTCCACTTGCTGAACTTCCTGACACCAGTGAGATTCAA caacCTGGAAGGCTTCCTGGAAGAGTTTGCTGATATTGCCAAAGAGGACCAGATCAAGAAGCTCCATGACATGCTGGGACCACACATGCTCAGGAGGCTGAAGGCTGATGTTTTCAAACACATGCCTTCCAAGACTGAGCTCATCGTCAGAGTGGAGCTGAGTCCAATGCAGAA GAAATACTACAAGTTCATCCTAACGCGTAACTTTGATGCCCTCAACACTCGTGGGGGAGGAAACCAAGTGTCTCTGCTCAACGTGGTGATGGACCTGAAGAAGTGCTGCAATCACCCCTACCTCTTTCCTGCAGCTGCCACC GAGGCACCGAAACTTCCAAATGGCATGTACGAGGGCAACGCTCTGACCAAGTCTTCTGGAAAACTGACGCTGCTccagaagatgatgaagaagcTAAAGGAGGGAGGCCACAGGGTTTTGGTCTTCTCCCAGATGACCAAAAtgctggacctgctggaggACTTCCTGGAGAACGAGGGATACAAATATGAGAGAATCGACGGGGGGGTCACCGGCAGCTTAAGACAGGAGGCCATCGACCGCTTTAATG CTCCTGGTGCTCCCCAGTttgctttcctcctctctaccAGAGCTGGTGGTTTGGGCATTAATCTGGCTTCTGCTGACACCGTCGTCATCTACGACTCTGACTGGAACCCGCACAATGACATCCAG GCGTTCAGCAGAGCTCATCGAATTGGCCAGAACAGGAAAGTGATGATCTATCGCTTTGTGACCAAAGcctctgtggaggagaggatcaCGCAG GTGgcaaagaagaagatgatgcTCACTCACCTGGTGGTGCGACCCGGTCTCGGCTCCAAGACGGGCTCCATGTCAAAGCAGGAGCTCGACGACATCCTCAAGTTTGGAACTGAAGAGTTGTTCAAGGATGAACTGGGAGAGG GGGAGAACAAGGAGGATGACAGCAGTGTGATCCACTATGACGACCACGCAATTGACCGTCTGCTAGACCGGAACCAGGATGCTACCGATGACACTGAGATTCAGAGCATGAACGAGtacctcagctcctttaaagtgGCCCAGTATGTCGTcaaagatgaagaggatgag gaggaggaggtggaaagaGAGGTGATCAAGCAGGAGGAAAGTGTTGATCCGGACTACTGGGAGAAGCTGCTGCGTCACCACTACGAGCAGCAGCAAGAAGACCTTGCACGGAATTTAGGGAAAGGCAAACGAACTCGAAAGCCGGTCAACTACAATGACGGCTCCCAGGAGGACCGAGGTATCCGACAGG ACTGGCAGGAGGATCAGTCCGATAACCAGTCAGATTACTCTGTGGCGTCGGAAGAGGGCGACGAAGACTTTGATGAACGGGCTGAAG CAAATGCTCGCAGACCAAGTCGCAAAGGGCTGCGGAACGATCGGGACAAACCGCTGCCGCCGCTGTTGGCCAGAGTGGGCGGGAACATCGAG GTTTTGGGCTTCAATGCACGGCAAAGGAAGGCTTTCCTAAATGCAGTGATGCGCTATGGGATGCCTCCCCAGGATGCTTTCACCAATCAGTGGCTCGTCAGGGACCTTCGTGGGAAGTCGGAGAAAGAATTTAA GGCCTACGTGTCTCTGTTCATGCGTCACCTTTGTGAGCCGGGGGCGGACGGGGCTGAGACTTTTGCAGACGGCGTCCCGCGTGAGGGTCTGTCGAGGCAGCACGTGCTCACTCGTATTGGTGTGATGTCACTTATTAGGAAAAAG gtgcAGGAATTTGAGCATGTGAACGGTCAGTGGTCGATGCCCTGGAtggcggagctggaggagaataAAAGGGCTGCAGCTTTAGCTGCAGGTGAAGACCCGAAGACTCCTTCTACTGGgactcctgcagacacacagcccAACACTCCTGtgccag ATTTGTCAAAATCAGACGACAAGGAAGACgtgaagaaggagggagaggacggcAAAGGAGCCAAAAAGACAGACGACCCAGAA ATTATCGAAATCCCAGATGAGTCTGAAAAATCCCCCGTCGTCGAAAATAAAGAAGAGGTGATGGACTCCACagtggggaaggaggagaaggaggcaggCAATGGAGATGATGACGGCAAGGACAAGGAGGCGACTGATAAAAGCAAGGAGAAGGAAGACAAGGACAAGACTCTTGAGACAGAGAAGGACACTCCTGCCGAGGTCAAGGGAGAAGTTTCGGAGAGCAAGATTGATTCAGAGGAGTCTAAAG CTGAGGAAGGGAAAGATGAGAAGATGGACACTAGTTCCTctccagaggagaagaaag agcaaaaagaggagaaggaggccgtAAAAGCAGACGAGTCCAGCAAACTGCAGAATGGAGAAAACGCCAAAGAAGCCGCCACAACTGCACCGGTGGTCAACGTGagcgaagagaagaagaaggccaCCAAGCAGAGGTTCATGTTCAACATTGCTGACGGAGGATTCACAG AGCTTCACTCTCTGTGGCAGAATGAGGAGAGGGCGGCCACTGTCACCAAGAAGACCTTTGAGATATGGCACCGTCGCCATGACTACTGGCTTCTGGCTGGAATCATACA ACATGGCTACGCTCGATGGCAGGATGTGCAGAATGATGTGAGGTTTGCCATCCTCAATGAGCCCTTCAAAGGGGAGATGAGCAGAGGAAACTTCCTGGAGATCAAGAACAAGTTTCTGGCTCGCAGGTTCAAA TTGCTGGAGCAGGCCTTGGTGATTGAGGAGCAGTTGCGCAGGGCGGCTTACTTGAACATGACCGAGGACCCGGCCCACCCCTCCATGGCCCTCAACACTCGCTTCAGTGAGGTGGAGTGCCTCGCAGAGTCCCACCAGCACCTCAGCAAGGAGTCCATGTCTGGAAACAAACCTGCCAATGCAGTTCTGCATAAAG TTCTCAAACAGCTTGAGGAACTACTGAGTGACATGAAGGCTGACGTGACGCGTCTCCCGGCAACCATCGCCAGGATACCGCCAGTCGCCGTGCGCCTGCAAATGTCCGAGAGGAACATCCTCAGCCGACTGGCCAGCCGGGGCCCCGACATCAACGCCCAGAACCAGGTCTCGCAGCAGATGCAGGTGCCGCGCTGA
- the chd4b gene encoding chromodomain-helicase-DNA-binding protein 4 isoform X1: MSGSEDEREDFGAADEPSLLHGGDELEDAVSDVEEAPKSKKKKKAKKSSRESRSSKRQRPVREELPVSSPEHMLGVEAADRDADEGGARSASEGSDYAPGKKKKKRSSNAKDKKKGGAAAEKGASSSSKSKRKDPEPEDDDNDDDDCQPKSSTQLLEAWGMKDIDHVFTQEDYSSLTNYKAFSQFVRPLIAAKNPKIAVSKMMTLMMAKWREFSTNNPLKGSATANAALAAANVAAAVENMVVAGTDAGLEAAASPAPAPAPAPAPAPAPTPAAPPAAPAPPLRKAKTKEGKGPNARKKSKPAAKPPLKPKPKKVAPLKIKLGGLNSKRKRSSSDEDEPEVDSDFDDGSFSVSDGSNRSNRPKKKPKSAKKKKKVETEDGDGYETDHQDYCEVCQQGGEIILCDTCPRAYHMVCLDPDMEKAPEGKWSCPHCEKEGIQWEARDELSEAEGEEEDDRRDEGVEEEDDHHIEFCRVCKDGGELLCCDTCPSSYHIHCLNPPLPEIPNGEWICPRCKCPQMKGKVQKVITWRWGEPPAPTPVPRPADLPADASDPPPLAGRREREFFVKWCNMSYWHCSWVLELQLELNCQVMFRNYQRKTDMDEPAPVDFGGEGYENKRTKRKNKDPLFVHMDQEFYRYGVKMEWLMIHRILNHTVDKKNNIHYLIKWRDLAYDQSTWESEDMDIPEFDTYKQTYWNHRELMMGDEGRPVKKLKKTVKVKKAERPPANPVIDPTIKFDRQPDYLDSTGGTLHPYQLEGLNWLRFSWAQATDTILADEMGLGKTVQTAVFLYSLYKEGHSKGPFLVSAPLSTIINWEREFEMWAPDMYVVTYVGDKDSRAVIRENEFSFEGNAIRGGKKASKMKKDSTVKFHVLLTSYELITIDQAVLGSIEWACLVVDEAHRLKNNQSKFFRILNNYPLQHKLLLTGTPLQNNLEELFHLLNFLTPVRFNNLEGFLEEFADIAKEDQIKKLHDMLGPHMLRRLKADVFKHMPSKTELIVRVELSPMQKKYYKFILTRNFDALNTRGGGNQVSLLNVVMDLKKCCNHPYLFPAAATEAPKLPNGMYEGNALTKSSGKLTLLQKMMKKLKEGGHRVLVFSQMTKMLDLLEDFLENEGYKYERIDGGVTGSLRQEAIDRFNAPGAPQFAFLLSTRAGGLGINLASADTVVIYDSDWNPHNDIQAFSRAHRIGQNRKVMIYRFVTKASVEERITQVAKKKMMLTHLVVRPGLGSKTGSMSKQELDDILKFGTEELFKDELGEGENKEDDSSVIHYDDHAIDRLLDRNQDATDDTEIQSMNEYLSSFKVAQYVVKDEEDEEEEVEREVIKQEESVDPDYWEKLLRHHYEQQQEDLARNLGKGKRTRKPVNYNDGSQEDRGIRQDWQEDQSDNQSDYSVASEEGDEDFDERAEANARRPSRKGLRNDRDKPLPPLLARVGGNIEVLGFNARQRKAFLNAVMRYGMPPQDAFTNQWLVRDLRGKSEKEFKAYVSLFMRHLCEPGADGAETFADGVPREGLSRQHVLTRIGVMSLIRKKVQEFEHVNGQWSMPWMAELEENKRAAALAAGEDPKTPSTGTPADTQPNTPVPEDLSKSDDKEDVKKEGEDGKGAKKTDDPEIIEIPDESEKSPVVENKEEVMDSTVGKEEKEAGNGDDDGKDKEATDKSKEKEDKDKTLETEKDTPAEVKGEVSESKIDSEESKAEEGKDEKMDTSSSPEEKKEQKEEKEAVKADESSKLQNGENAKEAATTAPVVNVSEEKKKATKQRFMFNIADGGFTELHSLWQNEERAATVTKKTFEIWHRRHDYWLLAGIIQHGYARWQDVQNDVRFAILNEPFKGEMSRGNFLEIKNKFLARRFKLLEQALVIEEQLRRAAYLNMTEDPAHPSMALNTRFSEVECLAESHQHLSKESMSGNKPANAVLHKVLKQLEELLSDMKADVTRLPATIARIPPVAVRLQMSERNILSRLASRGPDINAQNQVSQQMQVPR, translated from the exons CGACGATTGCCAG CCTAAAAGCTCCAcccagctgctggaggcctgGGGCATGAAAGACATCGACCACGTCTTTACTCAGGAAGACTACAGCTCCCTCACAAACTACAAGGCCTTCAGCCAGTTTGTCAG ACCTTTAATCGCTGCTAAGAACCCCAAAATTGCTGTGTCCAAGATGATGACACTAATGATGGCTAAGTGGAGAGAATTCAGCACCAACAACCCTCTTAAG GGTTCTGCCACTGCCAACGCGGCCCTGGCAGCTGCCAATGTGGCTGCGGCTGTAGAGAACATGGTGGTGGCTGGAACAGATGCAGGGCTGGAGGCCGCTGCctcacctgcacctgcacctgcacctgctcctgctcctgctcccgCGCCGACGCCCGCTGCGCCGCCAGCAGCCCCGGCACCGCCACTCCGCAAGGCCAAAACCAAAGAGGGGAAAG GTCCCAATGCTCGCAAGAAGTCAAAGCCCGCGGCTAAGCCTCCGCTTAAGCCCAAACCCAAGAAGGTGGCTCCACTCAAGATCAAACTAGGCGGCCTCAACAGCAAGAGGAAGCGCTCGTCG AGTGATGAAGATGAACCCGAGGTCGACAGTGACTTTGATGACGGGAGTTTCTCTGTGTCAGATGGCTCCAACCGCAGCAACCGTCCCAAGAAGAAACCCAAGAgtgcaaagaaaaagaagaaag TGGAAACGGAGGATGGCGACGGCTACGAGACGGACCACCAGGACTACTGTGAGGTGTgccagcagggaggagagatCATTCTGTGTGACACTTGTCCCCGAGCTTATCACATGGTCTGTCTGGACCCTGACATGGAAAAGGCCCCCGAGGGCAAGTGGAGCTGCCCCCACTGT gagaaggaggggatCCAGTGGGAGGCCAGAGATGAGCTGTCTGAGGCcgaaggggaggaagaagacgacCGGAGGGAtgaaggggtggaggaggaagacgaccaCCACATTGAGTTCTGCCGGGTGTGCAAGGACGGaggggagctgctctgctgtgaCACGTGCCCCTCCTCCTACCACATCCACTGCCTCAACCCTCCTCTCCCTGAAATTCCCAATGGAGAATGGATCTGCCCCCGCTGCAAG TGTCCACAGATGAAGGGCAAAGTCCAGAAGGTAATAACGTGGCGGTGGGGGGAGCCACCAGCCCCCACGCCTGTCCCTCGGCCCGCTGATCTCCCTGCCGATGCTTCCGATCCCCCGCCGCTGGCGGGCCGCAGGGAGAGGGAGTTCTTTGTCAAATGGTGCAACATGTCTTACTGGCACTGCTCCTGGGTGCTGGAGCTACAG TTGGAGCTTAACTGCCAGGTGATGTTCCGCAACTACCAGAGGAAGACCGACATGGACGAGCCGGCGCCTGTGGATTTTGGAGGTGAGggttatgaaaacaaaagaaccaAGAGGAAGAACAAGGACCCGCTCTTTGTCCACATGGATCAGGAGTTCTACCGCTACGGCGTCAAGATGGAGTGGCTGATGATCCACCGCATCCTCAACCACAC TGTTGATAAAAAGAACAACATACATTACTTGATCAAGTGGAGAGATCTGGCCTATGACCAGTCCACCTGGGAGAGCGAGGACATGGACATCCCAGAGTTTGACACCTACAAACAGACATACTGGAATCACAG GGAGTTGATGATGGGAGATGAGGGTCGGCCTGttaagaagctgaagaagacaGTCAAAGTCAAGAAGGCAGAGCGTCCACCTGCAAATCCAGTTATTGAT cCCACCATCAAGTTTGATCGGCAGCCTGACTACCTGGACAGCACCGGGGGCACTCTGCATCCCTACCAGCTGGAGGGGCTGAACTGGCTGAGGTTTTCTTGGGCTCAGGCCACAGACACAATCCTGGCTGATGAGATGGGTTTAGGGAAGACTGTGCAGACCGCTGTCTTCCTCTACTCGTTGTACAAGGAG GGTCACTCCAAAGGTCCCTTCCTGGTTAGTGCTCCTCTGTCCACCATCATTAACTGGGAGAGAGAGTTTGAGATGTGGGCCCCCGACATGTACGTGGTGACCTACGTAGGGGACAAAGACAGCAGGGCTGTCATCAGGGAGAACGAGTTCTCCTTCGAGGGAAACGCCATCCGAGGCGGGAAAAAAGCATCCAAGATGAAG AAAGATTCAACAGTTAAGTTCCACGTCCTGCTGACATCCTATGAGTTGATCACCATCGACCAGGCTGTGCTGGGCTCCATTGAATGGGCCTGTCTGGTGGTGGACGAGGCTCACAGGCTCAAAAATAATCAGTCTAAG TTCTTCCGGATTTTGAACAACTATCCGCTGCAACACAAGCTGCTGCTTACTGGCACTCCTCTTCAAAACAACCTGGAGGAGCTCTTCCACTTGCTGAACTTCCTGACACCAGTGAGATTCAA caacCTGGAAGGCTTCCTGGAAGAGTTTGCTGATATTGCCAAAGAGGACCAGATCAAGAAGCTCCATGACATGCTGGGACCACACATGCTCAGGAGGCTGAAGGCTGATGTTTTCAAACACATGCCTTCCAAGACTGAGCTCATCGTCAGAGTGGAGCTGAGTCCAATGCAGAA GAAATACTACAAGTTCATCCTAACGCGTAACTTTGATGCCCTCAACACTCGTGGGGGAGGAAACCAAGTGTCTCTGCTCAACGTGGTGATGGACCTGAAGAAGTGCTGCAATCACCCCTACCTCTTTCCTGCAGCTGCCACC GAGGCACCGAAACTTCCAAATGGCATGTACGAGGGCAACGCTCTGACCAAGTCTTCTGGAAAACTGACGCTGCTccagaagatgatgaagaagcTAAAGGAGGGAGGCCACAGGGTTTTGGTCTTCTCCCAGATGACCAAAAtgctggacctgctggaggACTTCCTGGAGAACGAGGGATACAAATATGAGAGAATCGACGGGGGGGTCACCGGCAGCTTAAGACAGGAGGCCATCGACCGCTTTAATG CTCCTGGTGCTCCCCAGTttgctttcctcctctctaccAGAGCTGGTGGTTTGGGCATTAATCTGGCTTCTGCTGACACCGTCGTCATCTACGACTCTGACTGGAACCCGCACAATGACATCCAG GCGTTCAGCAGAGCTCATCGAATTGGCCAGAACAGGAAAGTGATGATCTATCGCTTTGTGACCAAAGcctctgtggaggagaggatcaCGCAG GTGgcaaagaagaagatgatgcTCACTCACCTGGTGGTGCGACCCGGTCTCGGCTCCAAGACGGGCTCCATGTCAAAGCAGGAGCTCGACGACATCCTCAAGTTTGGAACTGAAGAGTTGTTCAAGGATGAACTGGGAGAGG GGGAGAACAAGGAGGATGACAGCAGTGTGATCCACTATGACGACCACGCAATTGACCGTCTGCTAGACCGGAACCAGGATGCTACCGATGACACTGAGATTCAGAGCATGAACGAGtacctcagctcctttaaagtgGCCCAGTATGTCGTcaaagatgaagaggatgag gaggaggaggtggaaagaGAGGTGATCAAGCAGGAGGAAAGTGTTGATCCGGACTACTGGGAGAAGCTGCTGCGTCACCACTACGAGCAGCAGCAAGAAGACCTTGCACGGAATTTAGGGAAAGGCAAACGAACTCGAAAGCCGGTCAACTACAATGACGGCTCCCAGGAGGACCGAGGTATCCGACAGG ACTGGCAGGAGGATCAGTCCGATAACCAGTCAGATTACTCTGTGGCGTCGGAAGAGGGCGACGAAGACTTTGATGAACGGGCTGAAG CAAATGCTCGCAGACCAAGTCGCAAAGGGCTGCGGAACGATCGGGACAAACCGCTGCCGCCGCTGTTGGCCAGAGTGGGCGGGAACATCGAG GTTTTGGGCTTCAATGCACGGCAAAGGAAGGCTTTCCTAAATGCAGTGATGCGCTATGGGATGCCTCCCCAGGATGCTTTCACCAATCAGTGGCTCGTCAGGGACCTTCGTGGGAAGTCGGAGAAAGAATTTAA GGCCTACGTGTCTCTGTTCATGCGTCACCTTTGTGAGCCGGGGGCGGACGGGGCTGAGACTTTTGCAGACGGCGTCCCGCGTGAGGGTCTGTCGAGGCAGCACGTGCTCACTCGTATTGGTGTGATGTCACTTATTAGGAAAAAG gtgcAGGAATTTGAGCATGTGAACGGTCAGTGGTCGATGCCCTGGAtggcggagctggaggagaataAAAGGGCTGCAGCTTTAGCTGCAGGTGAAGACCCGAAGACTCCTTCTACTGGgactcctgcagacacacagcccAACACTCCTGtgccag AAGATTTGTCAAAATCAGACGACAAGGAAGACgtgaagaaggagggagaggacggcAAAGGAGCCAAAAAGACAGACGACCCAGAA ATTATCGAAATCCCAGATGAGTCTGAAAAATCCCCCGTCGTCGAAAATAAAGAAGAGGTGATGGACTCCACagtggggaaggaggagaaggaggcaggCAATGGAGATGATGACGGCAAGGACAAGGAGGCGACTGATAAAAGCAAGGAGAAGGAAGACAAGGACAAGACTCTTGAGACAGAGAAGGACACTCCTGCCGAGGTCAAGGGAGAAGTTTCGGAGAGCAAGATTGATTCAGAGGAGTCTAAAG CTGAGGAAGGGAAAGATGAGAAGATGGACACTAGTTCCTctccagaggagaagaaag agcaaaaagaggagaaggaggccgtAAAAGCAGACGAGTCCAGCAAACTGCAGAATGGAGAAAACGCCAAAGAAGCCGCCACAACTGCACCGGTGGTCAACGTGagcgaagagaagaagaaggccaCCAAGCAGAGGTTCATGTTCAACATTGCTGACGGAGGATTCACAG AGCTTCACTCTCTGTGGCAGAATGAGGAGAGGGCGGCCACTGTCACCAAGAAGACCTTTGAGATATGGCACCGTCGCCATGACTACTGGCTTCTGGCTGGAATCATACA ACATGGCTACGCTCGATGGCAGGATGTGCAGAATGATGTGAGGTTTGCCATCCTCAATGAGCCCTTCAAAGGGGAGATGAGCAGAGGAAACTTCCTGGAGATCAAGAACAAGTTTCTGGCTCGCAGGTTCAAA TTGCTGGAGCAGGCCTTGGTGATTGAGGAGCAGTTGCGCAGGGCGGCTTACTTGAACATGACCGAGGACCCGGCCCACCCCTCCATGGCCCTCAACACTCGCTTCAGTGAGGTGGAGTGCCTCGCAGAGTCCCACCAGCACCTCAGCAAGGAGTCCATGTCTGGAAACAAACCTGCCAATGCAGTTCTGCATAAAG TTCTCAAACAGCTTGAGGAACTACTGAGTGACATGAAGGCTGACGTGACGCGTCTCCCGGCAACCATCGCCAGGATACCGCCAGTCGCCGTGCGCCTGCAAATGTCCGAGAGGAACATCCTCAGCCGACTGGCCAGCCGGGGCCCCGACATCAACGCCCAGAACCAGGTCTCGCAGCAGATGCAGGTGCCGCGCTGA